One Gossypium arboreum isolate Shixiya-1 chromosome 13, ASM2569848v2, whole genome shotgun sequence genomic window, ACTCCAATTTTCTCCTCTTCGCCCCACCTCATTGGCTCCTCTACTCCCACCCTCATTCCGATTTCAAGTATTTGTACAGCCAGTTTCTCATTGGCAAACTGATCTGCAAAAAGCGGCCAAGTTATCAATGGAACACCGGCAGAGATGCCTTCGATCGTCGAGTTCCAACCACAATGAGTTAAGAACCCTCCAATAGCTGGATGCGACAGTATTAACACTTGCGGCGCCCAACCCCGGATCACAAGCCCTCTTCCTTTCGTTCTTTCCTCGAAACCATCCTCTGATATCCACTTGTCTACTTCATTTGATGCATCACTTCCTCTTATAACCCAAATAAATGGCCTATTGGATGCCTCTAGGCCTAAACCGAGTTGAATTGTTTGTGGGGGTGTCACATTCGATATGCTTCCCAGACAGGCATAGATTACGGTACCTGGTTTTTGAGAGTCAAGCCATCCCAAGAACTGTTGTTCATCAACCGGGGCCTTGTTGCCTCTCTGAGCTTTATCCATTGCCTCCTTGTTACATAGAGAAACCGGACCAATGCACCATACTTTGTCCTCCCTTGTCTTCTTGTATTCCTTAACATATTCAGGTTCCATCTCTTCAAAAGAGTTTACGATGACACCGTAAGACTCGAGATCTGCCTTCTTCCGTCCCTCAGAAATTTGCttgaggttttcatacataacttGTGGGATTTGGCATTTAGTGAACTCAACTTCGTGGGGCATGTTAGGCATAACGAAGTACTCTGTCTCGGTGGTTACTTCGTCAAGTACGTTGGAGATACGTAAATTATGAAGACAAACAGGAAGAAAGCAACAAACTCCCTGGAACACGATACGCGGAATCTGAAACTGGTTGGCAATGTCGAGCGTGTAGGACAACAACACATCAGAAAGGATACAGGTGGGGCGTGGCGTTAGCTCAGGGAACAGTTTTCTGACTGGTTTTTCGAGCATGTTGGCTGCTTGGAAGAAATTCAAGGCTAAGCTAAAGGAAGGCAGCATGTCAAAGCTCTCGCACCCTTCCGTTAATCCAAATTCGGCAAAAGGAAACCGAAACTCGAGTAGACGGATGGAGAGCCCCGATTCCATTGAACGATCGAGGGTTGCCTTGAATCTTGCTGCGTTTCGAGGCGTTATAATGATGGTTATAATCACGCCTCGCTGTGCCAGCAATCTAGCAATGTCAATCATAGGGGTCATATGGCCTTGAGCCATGAAGGGAAACACCACAAAGTGAAGCTGCTGCTCCTCTTGAGTAGGAGTAGCCATGGAAACTGTTGAAACTAAATCATAAGCTTAGTATATTAGTCTGcgttcatatatttatataaaatttgatatttttattatgtgtgtaatattttagatattttaatatattgtatgtaaaacaaaaagaaaaagaactggTTGAGTATGATTGGTTTTGCAGGTGAGATAAGTGCATACATAAGCATTTTTGTCTATTTAAGTAGAAGTGAGTGAGGTGTTTCTCATTTGTCAAATTAAATTGCAATTAAAGTGCTGGGCGGCTATTATTGATTTGTAAGTAGTCATAAAATGTCGTATACGGAATCAACTTTGACTGGTGGAGACTTACAAGCCAAACGTATTAACAACAATCTTGTGACAAACAACCAAACATTAAATATGAAAACCATGATTTGAACTAAAATATGCTGGTTGAAAGTCCATCGTTTGACTTTCCTACTTAGCTTTGGATCTTCGGATGTGAAATAGGAGATTTCGGTTTGGAAGAGATAAGAGAGCTTTGACCCACATTGATCAATCAGACTATTGAAATTCCTTGGCATGAGTAAACCTGTTAGGTTTTTGAATAATTTATCAGGATGAAGTATGAAGCTTAGTCTAAACTTGAGCAACAACGTAATAAATCCGGATGAAGAATGacataaactttgaaattcaaGTCTGGAAGTTTTTAAGCAAACGAACAGAATCTGGTTTTGAACTATGAAAGCAAAAATTGAAAGAGTAATTTTCTTGaatgatttctattgaaattcaTTGATTAAAAGATGGCATACTGCCAGTATATATACCAGTCATAAGCTGGTCAGCTTTGACAGGTTTCACTTACTATTTTTAGGATTCATTGCAACTTGCACAACTTGCAAATTAAAACTTGTAAAATTAGATAAACTGATATATCAATCTTATCAACACCGAATGCATTAAATACACTACCTACTTAGTTCTAATTTAACTAAGTTACAAAATATTActtaaagtaacaaaatgaaactgaAATTGAACAGTAGCATCAACTTCAGTAGCTGTATGTACTTCATCCAGAAATACTACAGCAGCTTGATCTGCTTCCTCATACTTCATCCGCATAACTTATGTTGCATGGTCTGTTCCTTGGTTGCTTTATCTGCTGCATGCATGCCaacttcaacactcctccttggcttgCATGTTGTAAATTCCCATTTTGGCTCTTAAATCTTCAAATCTTGACACACTGAAGGGCTTTGTTAAGATATCAGCAAGTTGTTCTTCAGAACTGCAATGAATCAGCTTCACTTCTTGAGCTTGCTCCATCTCTCTAACAAAGTGAAATTTGATCTTGAAGTGTTTCGTTCTCCCATGGAACACTGGATTTttttgcaattgcaacagcagaTTGGTTGTCATAATTGATCTCTATTGCTTCCTTTTGGTGTTGGTTTAAATCAGCCATTATTTTTCTTAGCCAAATGGCTTGGTTGACAGCTCCTGCAGCTGCCACATACTCTGCTTTAGCAGTTGATTGAGCAACAATAGTTTGCTTCTTTGAACTCCAGCAAAAAATGGCTGAACCAAGGGTGAACAGATACCTTGAGGTACTCTTCATATCATCTATTGATCCAGCCCAATCACTATCAGCATAGCCAATTAATTTTATGCTTTCAGCCTTAGTGAACATCATTCCATAGCTCAGTGTACCTTTAATGTACCTGAGCACTCTTTTGGCAGTTTGGAAGTGTTTTTCATTGCAGCAATGCATGAATCTTGAAAGCAAACTTACAGAAAATATAATGTTTGGTCTAGTGGCAGTTAAATAGAGGAAACATCCAACTAGACTTCTATAGGTTGATTCACTAACCTTCTCAAAATCGCCTTGGCTTGATAGTTTCTCTCTAATGGCAACTGATTTACTTGTTGTTTTGCAATTCTGCATGGAGAATTTGTTTAGAATTTTTAAGGCAAAAGCCTTCTGACTTAGGAAGATCCCTTGCTAAGTTTGGGATACTTCCATGCCAATGAAGTAAAATATTTGTCCCAAATCAGACATCTCAAACACTTGTTGCATTTTGAACTTGAAGTTTGTCAGCATTGCTTTGTCTCCTCCTGTTACTAACAAATTTCAACATATAGAGACACTATCAGTTGAGTTTCACTACCTTGCTTTTTCACATACAAAGTAGGTTCACTGATGCTTTTCTCAAATCCAAGGCTAGCTAGATAGCCATCGATCCTGCTATACCAGGCTCTTGTTTTCAAGCCATACAAGGCTTTCTTCATTTTGTACACCTTGTcttcttgaccaaaaattttgaagcCTTCAGGCTGCTCAACATATATCTCTTCTTCAAGGAATCCATTGAGAAAGGCTATCGAGCTGATGGATTTTCTATTGCATTTATGCTGCTAAGGCAACTAGTAACCTTATGCTGTCAAGCCTAGCTACTGGTGCAAAGGTTTCAAAGTAGTCAATGCTATACTTTTGGCTGAACCCTTTTACAACCATCATTGCTTTGAGTTTGTTCAAGCTTCCATCAGCATTGTGCTTGGCTCTAAACACCCACTTCACTCCAATGAATTTTCTGTTGAGTGGTCTTTCAACTAGCTGTCAGGTCTGATTCTTTTCAATCATACCAATTTCATCAACTATTGCCTGTTTCCAGCCTTGATGAGGTTCAGCTTCTTCAAATCAGCTTGGTTTAATAGCAACCACATGAGCTCTTTCATAAATCTCAACCAATGGTCTAATGCCTCTGACTGGTTCCTTATCAATGTCTATTTCAGGACCAACTTGATCAGCTTCAGTCTGATCTGTTGCAAGATCTTCAGAGACTGCCTCTGGTTCATTTTTATCCCAGTTCCAGCTTGCCTTCTCATCGAATACAACATCTCTACTCACAGAGACTTTGTTTGTTAAAGGATCAAGTATTTTATAACCCTTCTTGATACTGCTGTAGCCCACCAAAATACCAGGTTGAGCTTTCTTAGCAAGCTTGTCTCTTTTTGCTGCTGGAACATGAGCATAACAAACACATCCAAAGACTTTTAGGTGAGCCAGTGATGGTTTGAACCCGAACCAAGCCTTGAATGGAGTTTTCTGAGCCAAAGCTTTGGTTGGGAGCCTGTTTTGGAGGTAAACTGCAGTGTTAACTGCTTCTACCCAAATGTCTTAGGCAAATTTCTTTCAAACATCAGGCACCTGGCCATATCCATCAAGCTTCTGTTTTTTCTTTCACTTACACCATTTTGTTGAGGTATATAAGTGTTGGTGAGCTGGTGTTTGATGTTTACTTCATCACAAAACGTATGTAACTCGGATGAAGTATACTCAGTCCCATTATCAGACCTCAATGTCTTCAACTTGCAACCTGTTTCAGTCTCTGTTGCAGTTTTAAACTTCAAAAATACTTAAGCCACTTCTGATTTCTGTTTCAAAAAATAAATCCAGCAATATCTCGAGTAATCATCAATGAATAAGATAAAATACCCGCTGTCATTCAGAGATTGAGTCTTCATTAGACCACCCACATCAGTGTGTACAAGTTACAGTTTTTCAGAAGCTCTCCAGGCTTTGTTTGTAGGAAATGGTAGTCTAGCTTGTTTTCCTAGCTGACATACTTCACAAACTTCTTGCTTTTCAACTGAGTTAGtaaaattttcaaccaaatttTCTTTGGTTAGTTGAGTCATTGAGAAGTAGATGACATGGCCAAGTCTTTTGTGCCACAGCTTGGATTCATCCTGAACAGCTGTGTAGGCATTGTCTGCGCCCTTATTCCAATCCACAACAAAACTCTTGTCAACCATGGTCACTATCATGAGCTTGGGTCCATTTGAATCACTGATCAGACATTATTTGCCTTTGAACACCACAAAATAACCCTTTTCTAGCAACTGAGCTATACTGAGTAGGTTTCTATCTATTTCAGGCACCAAAAGTACATTTGAAACTAGTTTGGCACCTGTAGGAGTGTCAATCAGCATATCTCTTTTGCCTTCAGCTTTGATGAAGTGTCCATTTCCAACCTTCACCCTTGTTTTGAAGCTTCTGTCTATTGACTTGAAGATAGCAGCATCCGGAGTCATGTGGTTAATACATCCACTGTCAATCAGCCATCCTTTTGTGGCTTTTCTTTTGGTAGCTGTGCAAGAAACTGCAAAGACTTGCTCTTCTTGGTCACTGCCTTCTTCTACTACTCGAGCTTCAGCTCTTGGATGTTGAGGTTGATTTGGCCTCTGTTTGCCTTTGTTTTTGCAAACTTTGTCTGCATGGCCCATCTTTTTTACAGATTTTACACTGCACATCAGGCCTAAACCAAAATACTTCACCCGGATGACTTAGCCTTTTGCAGTGTGGGCAAGGTGGATATTTTCTTGGACCACCTGTCTTTGGTTTGTCTGACCAGGTTTTCTTCCCCTTGTATCTAGAGGAGTTTGAGGCTGATCTGGTTTTGGCTTGGAAGGCACCTTCTTGATGCTCTTCCAGTCTACTTGCTCTCCTTGTCTCTTGAGCGTAAAGAGCATTGATCAGATCTGTCAAGGATATGCTGGTCAAGTCCCTTGAGTCTTCAGGAGATGAGATCTTTGCCTCATACCTTTCAGGTAATGTTGAAATCACCTTCTCTACAATTCTTACTTCACTAAATTGTTCTCCAAGTAGCCTTATGTTGTTTATTACAGACATGATTCTGTCTGAGTACTGCTTGACAGTTTCTTCCTCTTTCATCTTCAAGTTTTCAAAGTCCCTTCTTAAATTCAGTAGTTGTTGCTGCATTGTTCTTTCATTCCCTTAGAAATCCTCCTTCAACTTATCCCAAGCCTGCTTCGGTGACTCACAAGCCATGATTCTTGTGAAAATCACATCAGATACACTGTTCTAGATATATGACATAGCTTTATACCTCTTTGTTCTTTCATCAACATGCTGCCTGATCTGAGCCATTGTTGGATTGGCTCTTAGTGGTTCTGGTTCAACATCAGAGTTGACCACTTCCCACAAATCGAATGCCTGTAGGTAGGTTTTTATTTTCACTACCCAAATGTGGTAGCCCTCTCTATTGAAAATTAGTGGTGCAGCTGGTGAGAAGCCTGATGAAGCCATGGTTCTAAGGATTGAAAATGACAGGTCCACTAAGAATAAGGCTCTAGATGCCAATTGTTAGGTTCTTGAATAatttatccggatgaagtatgaagCTTAGTCTAAACTTGAGCAACAACGTAATAAATCCGGATGAAGAATGacataaactttgaaattcaaGTCTGGAAGTTTTTAAGCAAACGAACAGAATCTGGTTTTGAACTATGAAAGCAAAAATTGATAGAGTAATTTTCTTGaatgatttctattgaaattcaTTGATTAAAAGATGGCATACTTCTAGTACATATACCAGTCATAAGCTGGTCAGCTTTGACAGGTTTCACTTACTATTTTTAGGCTTCATTGTAACTTGCACAACTTGCAAATTACAACTTGTAAAATTAGATAAACTGATATATCAATCTTATCAGCACCGAATGCATTAAATATACTACCTACTTAGTTCTAATTTAACTAAGTTACAAAATATTActtaaagtaacaaaatgaaactaAAATTGAATAGTAGCATCAACTTCAGTAGCTGTATGTACTTCATCCGAAAATACTACAGCAGTTTGATCTGCTTCCTCATACTTCATCCGCATAACTTATGTTGCATGGTCTGCTCCTTGGTTGCTTTATCTGCTGCATGCATGCCAACTTCAACAAAACCCTCCCTGATGATATGCAGAATAAGGTGCAGTGGTACCAAGTTAGATATTGACCTGGTCTATTTACTAATAGATAAGCAACATCGTACATTTTTGGAAAAGCAACATTAGCTAACTTGAATGGAGTAGGAGTAGCAGGTGAGCTGTTGGACAAGGACAAACTATAAGTAtgctgatcgcgtgattcgtaacaagtaataaatatttataatgaagatcaaacctagattaactattatcatgacgaaaaggcaagcgcacctatcgaacaatagtatagtaatggcaagaccgagatatcgtacccaagggaatcaaaagtactagtaataactatctttttattatttaacctagaaataaagatgggttgtttattaaactaattaactaactaaactaaagcaaagagaaaatttgaaaaaagacttgaagaaaagtaattgataaagatgacacccaaggaggaatctacctagatttcacttgttatctgactctgaaccagacgatttattcacttgacttgatccgtgagactccctaacctatattattatctctttcgagactaataacactTAACCCTCagttaaattaatcaaaatttcttttttaattaaaaccACTAGGGAAGTAGTAAATCGAtttatggactcccatattaggtttcaccctaatctgacaaaatctctaaccctatttctaggcgttcgatcaactccacttaattatactaaatctactcttaaacagggacttttgctcctctacaTAAGaatatcaaatcatgaattaatacccggaatattaactcaagcattaagaacacataattaagaacaaatcaagtatttatcatacagtgcagataataataacaagatccatcataggtttcaacccctttaggtatctaaggggtttagttcataataaaataagagtacatctcaaaagtatgaaaataacaaaacataaaaaaaactttaaaacccttgaaggaattctgagagagatcttcagtcttggagtagctccggcttttgggatggatcgtctggcttccttcaagtaatttccGGCGTGTGGTTCTGTACTCCCGAAAAGTTCTAGAGGAGAGCCCCCTTTCTAAGTTATACttaaggtgtttatataggctttgggttggctttcttcttccctaagtatctttttccgtgtaaaatacaactatttgaaaaagggacacgcccgtgtgacgtgtttgccaggccgtgttcgatctgttaaattgcacacaactgtgtgggtcaatggccaagccgtgtgaatcgtgaaagccttggtcgacaccctcgaaagacacgggtgtgtgagctgtccgtgtggcaaggcttaggccgtgtcatcttctcgatttggtctgttttgtccctttttggctcgtttttgtcTCTtcttgactcttggtgctctcctgagtaaaaacatgaaataaccggattaagagcaccaaaatccataaatcttgtaataaacatccataaatattctAAGTATTTagggtaaaaacatgtataatttgacgtttatcaaatacc contains:
- the LOC108462860 gene encoding UDP-glycosyltransferase 73C6-like yields the protein MATPTQEEQQLHFVVFPFMAQGHMTPMIDIARLLAQRGVIITIIITPRNAARFKATLDRSMESGLSIRLLEFRFPFAEFGLTEGCESFDMLPSFSLALNFFQAANMLEKPVRKLFPELTPRPTCILSDVLLSYTLDIANQFQIPRIVFQGVCCFLPVCLHNLRISNVLDEVTTETEYFVMPNMPHEVEFTKCQIPQVMYENLKQISEGRKKADLESYGVIVNSFEEMEPEYVKEYKKTREDKVWCIGPVSLCNKEAMDKAQRGNKAPVDEQQFLGWLDSQKPGTVIYACLGSISNVTPPQTIQLGLGLEASNRPFIWVIRGSDASNEVDKWISEDGFEERTKGRGLVIRGWAPQVLILSHPAIGGFLTHCGWNSTIEGISAGVPLITWPLFADQFANEKLAVQILEIGMRVGVEEPMRWGEEEKIGVLVKKEDVKEAIEKLMDEGEEGEERRKRAKRLGEMANKAVEIGGSSHLNITRLIQDIRRRANERKQLST
- the LOC108462496 gene encoding uncharacterized protein LOC108462496 — its product is MQQQLLNLRRDFENLKMKEEETVKQYSDRIMSVINNIRLLGEQFSEVRIVEKVISTLPERYEAKISSPEDSRDLTSISLTDLINALYAQETRRASRLEEHQEGAFQAKTRSASNSSRYKGKKTWSDKPKTDKVCKNKGKQRPNQPQHPRAEARVVEEGSDQEEQVFAVSCTATKRKATKGWLIDSGCINHMTPDAAIFKSIDRSFKTRVKVGNGHFIKAEGKRDMLIDTPTGAKLVSNVLLVPEIDRNLLSIAQLLEKGYFVVFKGK